Proteins from a single region of Campylobacter sputorum:
- the ychF gene encoding redox-regulated ATPase YchF, with product MGLGVGIVGLPNVGKSTTFNALTKAQNAEAANYPFCTIEPNKAVVPVPDFRLNELAKIVNPNRIVHSMVEFVDIAGLVKGASKGEGLGNKFLSNIREVEVILHMLRCFENENITHVEGNIDPIRDIGIIETELILADIEQLSKKIIRLEKDTKSGQKGAKELLSIANELLEHLNDGKNASSFDKKDDEVFISLNKELRLLSAKEVIYVANVDEDAIVEDNKYVKNVREYAAKSGHEVVKICSKIEEDMIGLEDEEAIEFLESIGGEISGLNQIIRTAFRKLNLINYFTAGVQEVRSWTITNGWKAPKAASVIHNDFEKGFIKAEVISYDDFITYKGESGAKEAGKLRLEGKEYIVADGDVMHFRFNV from the coding sequence ATGGGGCTTGGCGTTGGCATAGTAGGACTTCCAAATGTTGGAAAATCAACAACTTTCAATGCTCTTACAAAAGCACAAAATGCTGAGGCTGCAAACTATCCTTTTTGTACTATTGAGCCAAATAAGGCCGTAGTTCCTGTGCCTGATTTTAGATTAAATGAACTTGCAAAGATAGTAAATCCAAATCGCATAGTGCATTCTATGGTAGAATTTGTAGATATTGCTGGTCTTGTAAAAGGAGCTAGTAAAGGAGAGGGATTAGGAAATAAATTTCTTTCAAATATTAGAGAAGTTGAAGTTATATTGCATATGTTAAGATGTTTTGAAAATGAAAATATAACTCATGTTGAGGGAAACATAGATCCTATAAGAGATATTGGTATTATAGAAACAGAGCTTATTTTAGCAGATATTGAACAACTTAGTAAAAAAATAATTAGATTAGAAAAAGACACAAAAAGCGGACAAAAAGGTGCAAAAGAATTGCTTAGTATAGCAAATGAGTTGTTAGAACATTTAAATGATGGAAAAAATGCATCTTCTTTTGATAAAAAAGATGATGAAGTGTTTATCTCTTTAAATAAAGAGCTAAGACTTCTTTCGGCAAAAGAAGTTATTTATGTTGCAAATGTTGATGAAGATGCTATTGTAGAAGATAATAAATATGTAAAAAATGTTAGAGAATATGCTGCAAAAAGTGGTCATGAAGTTGTAAAAATTTGTTCTAAAATAGAAGAAGATATGATAGGACTTGAAGATGAGGAAGCTATTGAATTTTTAGAATCAATTGGTGGCGAAATTAGTGGATTAAATCAAATTATTAGAACAGCTTTTAGAAAATTAAATTTAATAAACTATTTTACAGCTGGAGTTCAAGAAGTTAGGTCTTGGACTATAACAAATGGTTGGAAGGCACCAAAAGCAGCCTCTGTTATACATAATGATTTTGAAAAAGGTTTTATAAAAGCTGAAGTTATAAGTTATGATGATTTTATTACTTATAAAGGCGAAAGTGGTGCAAAAGAGGCTGGAAAGTTAAGATTAGAAGGCAAAGAATACATAGTAGCTGATGGCGATGTAATGCATTTTAGATTTAATGTTTAG
- a CDS encoding membrane protein, whose translation MFTNWVVLTFLICACIYLFVKAYYFRSLLKKESSIKDFMKSNIDDTELLIRKLQVQLQRSLGNIDILTEELNKVKSDVVSLRTRNSQYRIENDKLRQRIRELEGKIEALL comes from the coding sequence ATGTTTACAAATTGGGTTGTTTTAACTTTTTTAATATGTGCTTGTATTTATCTTTTTGTAAAGGCATATTATTTTCGTTCGCTTCTTAAAAAAGAATCCTCTATAAAAGATTTTATGAAGAGTAATATAGATGACACTGAACTTCTTATAAGAAAACTTCAGGTTCAACTTCAGCGTTCTTTGGGTAATATAGATATACTTACAGAAGAGCTAAATAAAGTAAAATCTGATGTTGTTTCGCTAAGAACTAGAAATTCTCAATACCGAATAGAAAATGATAAATTAAGACAAAGAATAAGAGAGTTAGAAGGTAAAATAGAGGCATTATTATAA
- a CDS encoding glycine zipper 2TM domain-containing protein, with amino-acid sequence MKKIFCILTCFCVLGFAKTIQIDVTKVIPLYEKQASNTNCDVSGSSDENNILGTVIGGVAGGVLGNQIGGGTGKTIATIVGATAGGYTGNKVQGNMKSKNNCDNTTQREVLTGYKNIGYYNGKEYYEISNKKLNSITIEVR; translated from the coding sequence ATGAAAAAGATATTTTGTATTCTAACATGCTTTTGTGTTTTGGGTTTTGCAAAAACAATACAAATTGATGTTACAAAAGTAATTCCTCTTTATGAAAAACAAGCATCTAACACAAATTGTGATGTGAGCGGTTCTTCTGATGAAAACAATATTTTAGGAACTGTAATAGGAGGTGTAGCTGGCGGTGTTTTAGGCAATCAAATAGGCGGTGGCACTGGAAAAACTATAGCTACTATAGTAGGCGCTACGGCTGGTGGTTATACAGGAAATAAAGTTCAGGGAAATATGAAATCAAAAAATAATTGTGATAATACAACGCAAAGAGAAGTTTTAACTGGATATAAAAATATCGGATATTATAATGGCAAAGAGTATTATGAAATTTCAAATAAAAAACTAAATAGCATAACAATAGAAGTTAGATAA
- a CDS encoding DUF5644 domain-containing protein, giving the protein MLEVYMFRFDTKKDILRYYKPYEFKDIYFTTLEEMFEEIKKQDPYFEFDNTTHVKISNICVNINENIQNIINYFGKSITIEPLSTLRVYKDLKINDDDFMAHFDKFSTFCDKEDFEFYKSLQWLYYASPLRAYKDDYIAESAFVFVNEMIKKYPQKQKEFLKIINDTKNGIYHHIDISKYIFNDVLNVENIIHTLKQRLKESSLYLEIKPPHITSSNFIHQNEKECLSTEKKDFKHKLNDFNIAVYSQKKDDIFKFTKMLGAKNINFDMDKFPDVSNILSLEPQIAYNIAGDIMLDAIDNGADFMVVNDEISFYLFDTCSKKLQAQTNREFGNFYVLSLKELYEICFGDNIPNSIKTHKLKVWLI; this is encoded by the coding sequence ATGCTTGAAGTTTATATGTTTAGATTTGATACTAAAAAAGATATATTAAGATACTATAAACCTTATGAATTTAAAGACATATATTTTACCACTTTAGAAGAAATGTTTGAAGAGATAAAAAAACAAGACCCTTACTTTGAATTTGATAATACAACTCATGTAAAAATCTCAAATATCTGTGTAAATATAAACGAAAATATTCAAAACATTATAAATTATTTTGGAAAAAGCATAACCATAGAGCCGCTTAGCACCCTTAGGGTTTACAAAGATTTAAAAATAAATGATGATGATTTTATGGCTCATTTTGATAAATTTTCTACATTTTGCGACAAAGAAGATTTTGAATTTTATAAAAGTTTGCAATGGCTATATTACGCATCTCCATTAAGAGCCTATAAAGATGATTATATCGCAGAAAGTGCATTTGTATTTGTAAATGAAATGATAAAAAAATATCCACAAAAACAAAAAGAGTTTTTAAAAATCATAAACGATACCAAAAACGGAATTTATCATCACATAGATATATCAAAATATATATTTAATGATGTTTTAAATGTAGAAAATATCATACATACACTAAAACAACGCCTAAAAGAATCATCACTATATCTCGAAATAAAACCACCACATATTACAAGCTCAAATTTCATACATCAAAATGAAAAGGAGTGTTTATCGACTGAGAAAAAAGATTTTAAGCATAAACTTAATGATTTTAATATAGCAGTATACTCGCAAAAAAAAGATGATATCTTTAAATTTACAAAAATGCTAGGTGCAAAAAATATAAACTTTGATATGGATAAATTTCCAGATGTATCAAATATATTAAGCTTAGAGCCACAAATAGCTTATAATATAGCAGGAGATATAATGCTTGATGCAATAGATAATGGTGCTGATTTTATGGTAGTAAATGATGAAATTAGTTTTTATCTTTTTGATACTTGCTCTAAAAAACTTCAAGCTCAAACAAACAGAGAATTTGGAAACTTTTATGTATTAAGCTTAAAAGAACTATATGAGATATGTTTTGGCGATAATATCCCAAATTCTATAAAAACACATAAATTAAAAGTTTGGCTTATATAA
- a CDS encoding thiamine-phosphate kinase, whose translation MDKEKFIISHFKSKFIGDDCAVVGNLVYAKDLFCENSHFKKGWLSHKEIAYKSMIVNISDIIVMNALPKYALIGLSVPKNIKKDDIKALYDGFNKACNEFNIEIIGGDTISSDLLSISVTMIGELISKPTMRKNLKMGDILCFTGELGSSLKSLQILQRLGKPNLKSRFFKPILRDKFFYKSSKFINAAMDISDGLSRDLERLADINGVNFKFIKKLSKFELRSGEEYEILFSVEKRKLNRVLNEAKKARIKVTPFAKVIKGRYKRYGKTEHF comes from the coding sequence ATGGATAAAGAAAAATTTATAATATCTCATTTTAAAAGCAAGTTTATAGGCGATGATTGTGCTGTTGTTGGAAATTTAGTTTATGCTAAAGATTTGTTTTGCGAAAATTCACACTTTAAAAAAGGTTGGCTAAGTCATAAAGAAATTGCGTATAAATCAATGATTGTAAATATTTCTGATATCATAGTCATGAATGCTTTACCAAAGTATGCTTTAATAGGACTTAGTGTCCCTAAAAATATAAAAAAAGATGATATAAAAGCTCTTTATGATGGATTTAACAAGGCTTGCAATGAATTTAATATAGAAATAATAGGCGGAGATACTATAAGCAGTGATTTGCTTAGTATATCTGTAACCATGATAGGAGAGCTTATTTCAAAGCCAACTATGAGAAAAAATCTTAAAATGGGAGATATTTTGTGCTTTACAGGTGAGCTTGGATCATCTTTAAAATCCCTACAAATACTTCAAAGACTTGGAAAGCCAAACTTAAAATCAAGATTTTTTAAACCTATTTTAAGAGATAAGTTTTTTTATAAATCTAGTAAATTTATAAATGCAGCTATGGATATAAGCGATGGTTTAAGTAGAGATTTAGAACGCTTGGCTGATATAAATGGTGTAAATTTTAAATTTATTAAAAAACTTAGTAAATTTGAACTAAGAAGTGGCGAGGAGTATGAGATACTTTTTAGTGTAGAAAAAAGAAAATTAAATAGAGTTTTAAATGAGGCTAAAAAAGCTAGGATAAAAGTAACGCCATTTGCAAAAGTTATAAAAGGAAGATATAAAAGATATGGAAAAACAGAACATTTTTAA
- the apt gene encoding adenine phosphoribosyltransferase: MQELDEKSRQYLLNSIRDINDFPKPKVVFKDITTLLNNKVAFNMLLDHLSSRYNNKNIDFIAGIESRGFIFGGALCARLGIGFIPIRKPGKLPYMTISQKYSLEYGVDEIEIHVDAFSGIDKARVLLIDDLIATGGTAKASVDLIKQAGGNCIEACFLIDLINLGGSRDLKKIVNVYSVLEV; encoded by the coding sequence ATGCAAGAACTTGATGAAAAAAGCAGACAATATCTTCTTAATAGTATAAGAGATATCAATGATTTCCCAAAACCTAAAGTTGTTTTTAAAGATATTACTACTCTTTTAAATAACAAAGTTGCATTTAATATGCTATTAGATCATTTAAGTAGTAGATATAATAACAAAAATATAGATTTTATTGCAGGTATAGAAAGTAGAGGTTTTATTTTCGGTGGAGCACTTTGTGCAAGATTAGGTATAGGTTTTATACCCATTAGAAAACCAGGAAAGCTTCCATATATGACTATTTCTCAAAAATATTCACTTGAATATGGAGTAGATGAGATAGAAATTCATGTTGATGCATTTAGTGGTATAGATAAGGCAAGAGTATTGCTAATAGATGATCTTATAGCAACAGGTGGAACAGCAAAGGCTTCTGTTGATTTAATAAAACAAGCTGGTGGAAATTGTATAGAAGCGTGTTTTTTAATAGATTTGATTAATTTAGGCGGAAGTAGAGATTTAAAAAAAATAGTTAATGTCTATAGCGTTTTAGAGGTATAG
- a CDS encoding leucyl aminopeptidase, translated as MQFQFENKNIKFIKADIEIIFVIDKNLKHKFIQDSAEFKFFNYKGDSELFLCDKKRLYVGIKSLEYDELRIASSKAFNMLKNLNIKSAKIAIYADKCIKMSIQSVVEGFELSSYNFDKYKSEKKKISLNKVIFSNDEYNDKKISKEEIQDGISHGLIMAKATNFTKDIVNEIPEIYTPIKMAEDAKTLAKTLKNVECNVFDENFLKKEKMNAFLAVNRSSTNPPRLIHLIYKPKKPFKRIIFVGKGLTYDSGGLSLKPSDYMVTMKSDKSGAAAALGIIKGASELELPFEIHAILGATENMIGGNSFKPDDVLISRSGVSIEVRNTDAEGRLVLADCLSYAQDFKPDILIDMATLTGACVVGLGEYTSGILGNNDELKYKFKTLMKKSGELATVLDFNPYLSELIKSNIADVSNNASSRYGGSITAGLFLDKFIKDEYKDKWIHLDIAGPAYVEKAWGYNTFGASGAGVRMNLYFMQELAKEI; from the coding sequence ATGCAATTTCAATTTGAAAATAAAAATATTAAATTTATAAAAGCTGATATTGAAATTATTTTTGTAATAGATAAAAACTTAAAACATAAATTTATACAAGATAGCGCAGAGTTTAAATTTTTTAATTACAAAGGTGATTCAGAGCTTTTTTTATGTGATAAAAAAAGACTTTATGTAGGTATAAAAAGCTTAGAGTATGATGAGTTAAGAATAGCTTCTTCAAAAGCTTTTAATATGCTTAAAAATTTAAATATAAAAAGTGCAAAAATAGCAATATATGCAGATAAATGTATAAAAATGAGCATACAAAGTGTGGTTGAAGGTTTTGAATTATCTAGTTATAATTTTGATAAATATAAGAGCGAAAAAAAGAAAATCAGTTTAAATAAAGTTATTTTTTCTAATGATGAGTATAACGACAAAAAAATAAGTAAAGAAGAAATTCAAGATGGTATTTCGCATGGTCTTATAATGGCAAAAGCTACAAATTTCACAAAAGATATAGTAAATGAAATTCCTGAAATTTATACACCTATCAAAATGGCAGAAGATGCCAAAACTCTTGCAAAAACTTTAAAAAATGTTGAGTGCAATGTGTTTGATGAAAACTTTTTGAAAAAAGAAAAAATGAATGCTTTTTTAGCAGTAAATCGCTCAAGCACAAATCCTCCCCGTCTTATACATCTTATTTATAAACCAAAAAAACCTTTTAAAAGAATTATTTTTGTTGGTAAAGGTTTAACTTATGATAGTGGTGGACTTAGCTTAAAGCCAAGCGATTATATGGTTACTATGAAGAGTGATAAAAGTGGTGCAGCAGCTGCACTTGGGATTATAAAAGGAGCAAGTGAACTTGAACTTCCTTTTGAAATTCATGCTATTTTGGGTGCAACTGAAAATATGATAGGTGGAAATTCATTTAAACCAGATGATGTATTGATATCAAGAAGCGGTGTAAGTATAGAAGTAAGAAATACTGATGCCGAGGGTAGGCTTGTTTTGGCTGATTGTCTTAGTTATGCTCAAGATTTTAAGCCAGACATACTTATAGATATGGCTACATTAACCGGAGCTTGTGTTGTTGGACTTGGAGAATATACTAGTGGAATTTTAGGAAATAACGATGAATTAAAGTATAAATTTAAAACACTTATGAAAAAAAGTGGAGAGCTTGCAACGGTGCTAGATTTTAATCCATATCTAAGTGAACTTATAAAAAGCAATATCGCAGATGTTAGCAATAACGCATCTAGTAGATACGGCGGATCAATAACTGCAGGGCTATTTTTAGATAAATTTATAAAAGATGAGTATAAAGATAAGTGGATTCATCTTGATATTGCTGGACCTGCTTATGTTGAAAAAGCTTGGGGTTATAATACTTTTGGTGCAAGTGGAGCTGGGGTTAGAATGAACCTGTATTTTATGCAAGAGTTAGCAAAGGAGATATAA
- a CDS encoding M28 family peptidase, with product MKKVMDYFKEICAIPHASFQTDELKEYLLKHCEKCGFEAKVDEAGNIYAIKGDPKVCLQSHYDMVCVGDAPNLVLEQKDGFLRAKNSSLGADNGIGIAISMVMMEEFKNLEVIFTNNEEVGLWGAAKFNYKIKSGKVLNLDSEEDDRVSIGCAGSVDMYANKIIKKIPHNGFVYELNLSGFPGGHSGTQIDQNIPNAIKFLVKFIKENNGKISKFDGGERRNSIAANASAIAVFDTEIKNTPEYIKANLIGKQDCEIYDFSDDLLNMLVLFSQGVRTYNKELKIPGDSINLSTAKEKEGKFEVLFFARSMSKEGLENSKFETKTLCECFGFDFKFQNQTTPWNPQVNEFSEIVLKALKKYSPNAKFAAVHAGLECGVFIGKDESLLATSIGPNIFNPHSINEKVELKSVDIIEKAVKDILKDIGA from the coding sequence ATGAAAAAAGTTATGGATTATTTTAAAGAAATTTGTGCAATTCCACACGCTAGTTTTCAAACAGATGAATTAAAAGAATATTTGTTAAAACATTGTGAAAAATGCGGTTTTGAGGCTAAAGTTGATGAAGCTGGAAACATTTATGCCATAAAAGGCGATCCAAAAGTATGTTTGCAAAGCCACTATGATATGGTGTGTGTGGGAGATGCACCAAATTTGGTTTTAGAGCAAAAAGATGGATTTTTAAGAGCAAAAAACTCGAGCTTAGGGGCAGACAATGGAATTGGTATTGCGATAAGTATGGTTATGATGGAAGAGTTTAAAAATTTAGAAGTTATTTTTACCAACAATGAAGAAGTCGGACTTTGGGGAGCTGCTAAATTTAACTATAAAATAAAAAGCGGTAAAGTTTTAAACCTTGATAGCGAAGAAGATGATAGAGTTTCCATAGGTTGTGCAGGAAGTGTAGATATGTATGCAAACAAAATTATCAAAAAAATACCTCACAATGGATTTGTTTATGAGCTTAATTTAAGTGGTTTTCCTGGCGGTCATAGCGGCACACAAATAGATCAAAACATACCAAATGCAATAAAATTTCTAGTTAAATTTATAAAAGAAAATAACGGAAAGATATCTAAATTTGATGGTGGCGAAAGAAGAAACTCAATAGCTGCAAATGCTAGTGCAATAGCAGTTTTTGATACAGAGATAAAAAACACACCAGAATACATAAAAGCAAATTTAATAGGAAAACAAGATTGTGAAATTTACGACTTTAGTGATGATTTATTAAATATGCTTGTACTTTTTTCACAAGGCGTTAGAACTTATAATAAAGAGTTAAAAATACCAGGAGATAGTATAAATTTATCAACCGCTAAAGAAAAAGAAGGTAAGTTTGAAGTGCTATTTTTTGCAAGATCTATGTCTAAAGAAGGCTTGGAAAATAGCAAATTTGAAACAAAAACTCTATGTGAGTGCTTTGGTTTTGACTTTAAATTCCAAAACCAAACAACACCTTGGAATCCTCAAGTAAACGAATTTAGTGAAATTGTATTAAAAGCCCTTAAAAAATACTCACCAAATGCCAAATTTGCAGCAGTTCATGCTGGTCTTGAATGTGGTGTTTTTATAGGCAAAGACGAGAGCTTACTCGCAACTTCTATAGGACCAAATATATTTAATCCTCATAGCATAAATGAAAAAGTAGAATTAAAATCAGTTGATATTATTGAAAAAGCAGTTAAAGATATATTAAAAGATATCGGTGCATAA
- the truD gene encoding tRNA pseudouridine(13) synthase TruD has protein sequence MEKQNIFNKTFVLNHSPINAYFSKNSNDFVVREVPLYEWSGDGEHLIVEIQKKDLTTYDALHLLSEVSGVKMRDFGYAGLKDKEGMTTQFISMPRKFEKTLENFSHQKMKILSLNCHNNKLRIGHLKGNNFFIKLKKVNSIEAQKLSDALATLNKIGFANYFGYQRFGKFGDNADEGKAILSGKKKIKNTKISKLMISAYQSNLFNAWLSKRVEISKFCSEFSQKEIADIYKFDKDVIRNLKNQTQFYKLFDGEVLGHYPFGKCFICENLQSELERFAKRDITSIGLIFGGKTIQAKGLAKHLEDEIFYETTKFMDKLNGTRRFAWSYLDDLEYKYNEDMAQFSLSFYLPKGSYATVILEEILHRDIFDDCW, from the coding sequence ATGGAAAAACAGAACATTTTTAATAAAACATTTGTGTTAAACCATTCGCCTATAAATGCATATTTTTCTAAAAATTCAAATGATTTTGTTGTTAGAGAAGTACCGCTTTATGAGTGGAGTGGAGATGGAGAACATCTCATAGTTGAAATTCAAAAAAAAGATCTTACAACTTATGATGCTTTGCATTTATTAAGTGAAGTAAGTGGCGTGAAAATGCGAGATTTTGGTTATGCTGGTCTAAAAGATAAAGAAGGAATGACAACCCAGTTTATATCAATGCCTAGAAAATTTGAAAAAACATTAGAAAATTTTTCGCATCAAAAGATGAAAATATTAAGCTTAAATTGCCATAACAACAAGCTTAGAATAGGGCATTTAAAAGGAAATAATTTTTTTATAAAACTAAAAAAAGTAAATTCAATAGAAGCACAAAAACTCTCAGATGCACTTGCTACTCTTAATAAAATAGGTTTTGCAAATTATTTTGGTTATCAAAGGTTTGGTAAATTTGGCGATAATGCAGACGAGGGCAAGGCGATATTAAGCGGAAAAAAAAAGATAAAAAATACTAAAATTTCAAAACTCATGATTTCGGCATATCAAAGTAATCTTTTTAATGCTTGGTTGTCTAAAAGAGTTGAAATTTCAAAATTTTGTTCTGAGTTTAGCCAAAAAGAGATTGCAGATATTTATAAATTTGATAAAGATGTTATTAGAAATTTAAAAAATCAAACCCAGTTTTATAAGCTTTTTGATGGCGAAGTTTTAGGGCATTATCCATTTGGTAAATGCTTTATTTGTGAGAATTTGCAAAGTGAGCTTGAAAGATTTGCTAAAAGAGATATAACGAGTATAGGGCTTATTTTTGGAGGTAAAACCATACAAGCCAAAGGCTTAGCAAAACACTTAGAAGATGAAATTTTTTATGAGACAACTAAATTTATGGATAAACTTAATGGAACAAGAAGATTTGCTTGGAGTTATCTTGATGATTTAGAATATAAATACAATGAGGATATGGCACAATTTAGCTTAAGCTTTTATTTACCAAAAGGTTCATACGCTACTGTTATTTTAGAAGAAATTCTTCATAGAGATATTTTTGATGATTGTTGGTAA
- the rpiB gene encoding ribose 5-phosphate isomerase B yields the protein MKIKEIFIASDHAGFEAKEYTKNLLLKLGYNLVDLGCDNADISVDYPDFAKLLSLKITDSEIYGVLICGSGIGISIAANRYNHIRCALCHDTYTAKLSRLHNDANVLAFGGRILDIGEIKDIVETFFSTEFEGGRHQRRIDKLKV from the coding sequence ATGAAAATAAAAGAAATTTTTATAGCAAGTGATCATGCCGGGTTTGAGGCTAAAGAATATACTAAAAATTTACTCTTAAAACTTGGCTATAATTTAGTTGATTTAGGATGTGATAATGCTGATATAAGCGTGGATTATCCTGATTTTGCTAAACTTCTTAGTCTAAAAATAACAGATAGTGAAATTTATGGAGTTTTGATTTGTGGTAGTGGGATAGGAATTTCAATTGCTGCAAATAGGTATAATCACATTAGGTGTGCATTATGTCACGACACTTATACTGCAAAACTTTCAAGACTTCATAATGATGCTAATGTTCTTGCTTTTGGTGGTAGAATTTTGGACATTGGCGAGATAAAAGATATCGTTGAAACTTTTTTTTCCACTGAATTTGAAGGCGGAAGACATCAGCGCCGAATTGACAAACTAAAGGTTTGA
- the hcp gene encoding hydroxylamine reductase codes for MSKENLEMFCHQCEMSAPRGCGSKGQSTGTCGKDSTLANLQDMMIFGLKGMSAYRQHANELGFNTKEVDDVIADTLYFTLTNSNFNFDEHIAQVLKVGKAGVKVMDILSSAHTTIFGTPSPVKVTQNKASGKAILVSGHNLFALNELLKQTEGKGINIYTHSEMLPAHGYPELRKYKHLKGNIGKSWFDQTKLFNEFKGAILMTTNCIVPLRSNCEYAHRLFGYSIAGTNGVTHIQNYDFSPLIKKALSLPEITGFDSDEYVITGGHYKAMLPMAGEILEALKDGKIRRFFVIAGCDAPGKGRDYYRELAISLPKDCIILTSSCGKFRFNDIDFGVIEGTNIPRYIDLGQCNDSNGAVKITFALSKATGIAVNDLPVSIVLMWMEQKAVIILMALLYLGIKNVHVGPSLPEFFNDKILNFLVEKFNIALISGDTKADLKKFLG; via the coding sequence ATGAGTAAAGAAAACTTAGAGATGTTTTGTCATCAATGTGAGATGAGTGCACCTAGAGGATGTGGCTCAAAGGGTCAAAGCACGGGAACTTGTGGTAAAGATAGCACACTAGCAAATTTGCAAGATATGATGATTTTTGGGCTAAAAGGTATGAGTGCTTATCGCCAACATGCAAATGAACTAGGATTTAACACAAAAGAAGTTGATGATGTGATAGCTGATACACTTTATTTTACGCTTACAAACTCAAATTTTAACTTTGATGAGCATATCGCACAAGTTTTAAAAGTTGGTAAAGCTGGTGTAAAAGTGATGGATATTTTAAGTAGTGCACATACAACTATTTTTGGTACCCCAAGTCCTGTAAAAGTTACTCAAAACAAAGCTAGTGGTAAAGCAATTTTAGTTAGCGGACACAATCTTTTTGCACTAAATGAACTTTTAAAACAAACTGAAGGAAAAGGTATAAATATCTACACTCACTCAGAAATGCTCCCAGCACACGGCTATCCAGAGCTTAGAAAATATAAACATTTAAAAGGGAATATTGGTAAATCATGGTTTGATCAAACTAAACTTTTTAATGAGTTTAAAGGTGCTATTTTAATGACAACAAACTGTATTGTGCCACTTAGAAGCAACTGTGAATATGCACATAGACTTTTTGGATACTCTATAGCTGGAACAAATGGCGTTACTCATATACAAAATTATGATTTTTCGCCTTTAATCAAAAAAGCTTTATCTCTTCCTGAAATAACTGGTTTTGATAGTGATGAATATGTTATAACAGGTGGGCATTACAAAGCTATGTTACCTATGGCAGGAGAAATTTTAGAAGCCCTAAAAGATGGTAAAATTCGCCGCTTTTTTGTAATAGCAGGTTGTGATGCACCTGGAAAAGGAAGAGATTACTATAGAGAGCTTGCAATATCACTTCCAAAAGACTGCATTATTTTAACTTCAAGTTGTGGAAAATTCCGTTTTAATGATATTGATTTTGGTGTGATTGAAGGAACAAACATCCCAAGATATATTGACTTAGGACAATGTAATGATAGTAACGGTGCTGTTAAAATAACATTTGCGCTAAGTAAAGCTACTGGCATAGCTGTAAATGATTTGCCAGTTTCAATAGTGCTAATGTGGATGGAACAAAAAGCTGTGATAATCTTAATGGCGCTTTTATATCTTGGTATAAAAAATGTCCATGTAGGTCCATCTTTACCTGAATTTTTTAACGATAAAATTTTAAATTTCTTAGTTGAAAAATTTAATATAGCTTTGATAAGTGGCGACACTAAGGCTGATTTAAAGAAATTTCTAGGCTAG
- a CDS encoding DedA family protein, whose amino-acid sequence MEDYLKDLMLQYHQYAYLILFFWCILEGELALILGGILAHEGHVNLGLAIFTAGLGGFLGDQIYFYIGRYNKKYITKKLHSQRRKFAVAHLLLKKYGWPIIFLQRYMYGFRTVIPMSIGITRYSAKKFGFINLISAWVWAAITIALAWYFGQQIWDIVTFIEERWYFAVPIILLIVVGFFYTMKKIEAKILNERKYRKNAISI is encoded by the coding sequence GTGGAAGATTATTTAAAAGATTTAATGCTTCAATACCACCAATATGCATATTTGATACTATTTTTTTGGTGTATTTTAGAAGGAGAACTTGCACTTATACTTGGCGGTATATTGGCCCATGAAGGGCATGTAAATTTAGGTCTTGCTATTTTTACAGCAGGACTTGGAGGATTTTTAGGAGATCAAATTTATTTTTATATAGGTAGATATAATAAAAAATATATAACTAAAAAACTTCACTCTCAAAGGCGTAAATTTGCTGTAGCACATTTATTGCTTAAAAAATATGGTTGGCCTATAATTTTTTTACAAAGATATATGTATGGTTTTAGAACCGTTATTCCTATGAGTATAGGTATAACTAGATATAGTGCTAAAAAATTTGGTTTTATAAATTTAATAAGTGCTTGGGTTTGGGCTGCAATTACAATAGCATTAGCTTGGTATTTTGGTCAACAAATTTGGGATATAGTTACTTTTATAGAGGAAAGATGGTATTTTGCTGTTCCTATAATACTACTCATAGTTGTTGGCTTTTTTTACACTATGAAAAAAATAGAAGCAAAAATTTTAAACGAAAGGAAGTATAGAAAAAATGCAATTTCAATTTGA